Proteins from a single region of Candidatus Margulisiibacteriota bacterium:
- a CDS encoding ATP-dependent helicase → MSQKYVLKSHFSAEPNYRINYKEALTAEQLPVALAAGGPMLVIAGAGSGKTRTVTYRVAYLVESGVPLDRILLVTFTNKAAREMLSRVEMLLKRDVKGIWGGTFHHVGNLILRRHAKLIGYQPNFTILDRADSKELVDSCLTESKIDVKARCFPKGDTLQAIFSLALNTSRSLTDVVAYNYPQFEPLTEEIEGVFRLYGDRKRKNGLMDFDDLLYYWWKLLNDNPEVAGLYAAKFLHILVDEYQDTNALQAKTINLMAQGHRNLTVVGDDSQSIYSFRGAHFKNIINFPNVYPDAQVYKLETNHRSTPEILAIANLAITLAKEKFEKNLKTHRPSGQKPVVAAVTTVYEQAAFVAQRMLELREEGQSLNEMAVLYRSHYQSMEIQMELTKRGIPFEVRSGLRFFEEAHIKDVLAYIKVVQNPRDEISWGRILKLLPKIGPRTADKIFRHIDATAEPLQEVQSAATAALAPSGAERSFKRFQALIATLLEKMDAPAEMIKAVSESEYEDYLKNQFPNYRERLEDLQQLGSYSTQYKSLEELLSALALASGIESETIVEGEATEKEACVLTTIHQAKGLEWKTVFLVWLADGRFPSYLSFGKDDEMEEERRLFYVAVTRAKDELYMSYPLIYSGYDGEVLLKISRYLEELPSWTFEEWRVENEGLGKASTTSGSRQEVEEAIDLSEYREVKVKSRDNFEAVDISELFK, encoded by the coding sequence ATGTCTCAAAAATACGTTTTAAAATCTCACTTCTCGGCCGAACCGAATTACCGCATCAACTATAAAGAGGCCCTGACCGCCGAACAGTTGCCGGTGGCGCTGGCCGCGGGCGGGCCGATGCTGGTGATCGCCGGCGCAGGGTCGGGCAAGACGCGAACCGTGACTTACCGCGTCGCCTACCTGGTCGAGTCGGGGGTGCCGCTGGACCGGATCCTCCTGGTCACTTTTACCAACAAGGCGGCACGGGAGATGTTGTCCCGGGTCGAAATGCTCCTCAAGCGGGACGTCAAGGGGATCTGGGGGGGGACCTTCCACCATGTCGGCAATTTGATCCTCCGGCGGCACGCCAAACTGATCGGTTATCAGCCGAACTTTACTATCCTTGACCGCGCTGACTCGAAAGAGCTGGTCGACTCGTGCCTGACCGAGTCGAAGATCGACGTTAAGGCCCGCTGTTTCCCCAAAGGGGATACGCTCCAAGCTATTTTTTCCCTGGCGCTTAATACCAGCCGCTCACTGACCGACGTCGTCGCTTATAACTATCCCCAGTTCGAGCCGCTGACCGAAGAGATCGAGGGGGTCTTCCGGCTCTACGGCGATCGGAAGCGGAAGAATGGCCTGATGGACTTTGACGACCTCCTCTATTACTGGTGGAAACTGCTCAACGACAACCCGGAAGTGGCCGGGCTCTACGCGGCCAAGTTCTTACATATATTAGTGGACGAGTACCAGGATACGAACGCCCTGCAGGCCAAAACGATCAACCTGATGGCGCAGGGGCACCGCAACCTGACGGTGGTTGGCGACGACTCGCAGTCGATCTACAGCTTCCGCGGGGCGCACTTCAAGAACATCATTAATTTTCCAAATGTTTATCCCGATGCCCAGGTCTATAAACTGGAGACGAACCACCGCTCCACGCCGGAGATCCTGGCCATCGCCAACCTGGCGATCACCCTGGCCAAGGAGAAGTTCGAGAAGAATTTAAAGACCCACCGCCCGAGCGGCCAGAAGCCGGTCGTCGCCGCGGTGACCACGGTCTACGAGCAGGCGGCTTTCGTCGCCCAGCGGATGCTGGAGCTGCGGGAAGAGGGGCAGTCGCTCAACGAGATGGCCGTTCTCTACCGGTCGCACTACCAATCGATGGAGATCCAGATGGAGCTGACCAAGCGGGGGATCCCGTTCGAGGTCCGCTCCGGCCTCCGTTTTTTTGAAGAAGCGCACATCAAGGATGTCCTGGCCTACATTAAAGTGGTCCAGAACCCGCGCGACGAGATCTCCTGGGGGAGGATCCTGAAACTCTTACCGAAGATCGGCCCCCGGACGGCGGACAAGATCTTCCGCCATATTGACGCGACGGCCGAGCCGCTCCAGGAGGTCCAGAGCGCGGCGACGGCGGCACTGGCTCCGTCCGGGGCCGAACGCTCTTTTAAGCGCTTTCAGGCGCTGATCGCCACCTTGCTCGAGAAAATGGACGCCCCGGCCGAGATGATCAAGGCGGTCAGCGAATCGGAATACGAAGACTACCTCAAGAACCAGTTCCCGAACTACCGCGAACGGCTTGAGGACCTGCAGCAGTTGGGGAGTTACTCCACGCAGTATAAGTCGCTGGAGGAGCTATTGAGCGCGCTGGCGCTCGCCTCGGGGATCGAATCGGAGACGATCGTCGAGGGCGAAGCGACCGAGAAAGAAGCTTGCGTCCTGACCACCATCCACCAGGCCAAAGGGTTGGAATGGAAAACCGTCTTTCTCGTCTGGCTGGCGGACGGCCGTTTTCCCTCGTACCTTAGTTTCGGCAAGGATGACGAGATGGAAGAGGAGCGGCGGCTCTTTTATGTGGCGGTCACCCGGGCCAAAGACGAACTATATATGAGCTATCCGTTGATCTACTCCGGCTACGACGGCGAGGTCCTGCTGAAGATCTCCCGTTATCTGGAAGAACTGCCGAGCTGGACTTTTGAGGAATGGCGGGTGGAGAATGAGGGGTTGGGCAAGGCATCAACAACTAGCGGCTCACGACAAGAAGTTGAAGAAGCGATCGACCTGTCCGAGTATCGCGAGGTTAAAGTTAAAAGCCGCGACAATTTTGAAGCGGTCGATATCAGCGAATTATTTAAATAA